One window of Desulfobacca acetoxidans DSM 11109 genomic DNA carries:
- the lptE gene encoding LPS assembly lipoprotein LptE, with protein MQDSNQFRRGVSRRRLTFLMVCLLGLTSACGYQVVGSAPAGADRPQATIAIPPFENRSMEVGLETIFANDLLRAFGDGGSVRAKPGDEGADYLLLGTIKKLEHSSTAYLDIDRSLVRRVTVTVEITLKDFRQNKVIWKSTEMIKADYVAENYYSIGEANRTQGIRQASARLAQRVYDKINVLL; from the coding sequence ATGCAAGACAGTAATCAATTCAGACGTGGTGTAAGTCGGAGACGGTTGACGTTTCTCATGGTGTGCCTGTTAGGGTTAACGTCGGCTTGCGGTTATCAGGTGGTGGGATCGGCGCCGGCGGGGGCGGACCGGCCGCAAGCCACCATAGCTATTCCGCCCTTTGAAAATCGTTCCATGGAGGTCGGCCTGGAAACCATCTTTGCCAATGATCTCCTGCGGGCATTTGGGGACGGGGGCTCCGTCCGGGCCAAACCGGGGGATGAGGGTGCAGATTATCTCCTCCTAGGAACCATTAAAAAGCTGGAGCATTCTTCAACCGCCTACCTCGACATCGACCGGTCCCTCGTCCGTCGGGTGACCGTCACCGTGGAGATAACTCTAAAGGACTTCAGACAGAATAAGGTGATCTGGAAGAGCACCGAGATGATCAAGGCGGACTATGTCGCAGAAAATTATTACTCCATCGGTGAGGCCAATCGGACCCAGGGCATCCGGCAGGCCTCAGCCCGGTTGGCCCAGCGGGTCTACGACAAGATTAACGTCCTGCTCTAA
- the leuS gene encoding leucine--tRNA ligase gives METRYNPAVIEAKWQQYWEEQDLFRVTELSDKSKYYVLEMFPYPSGRIHMGHVRNYTIGDVVARYKHMQGFNILHPMGWDAFGMPAENAALAHGVHPAAWTYENIDYMRRQLKSLGYSYDWSRELATCDPDYYRWEQSVFIEMFRRGLAYKKLSPVNWCDHCQTVLANEQVEDGACWRCHQPVALRELEQWFFKITDYVEELLEYCDRLPGWPERVLTMQRNWIGKSHGAQIEFAIESLDGVITVFTTRPDTLFGATFMSLAPEHPLAPRLAQGTRQEQAVQEFIQIWKQRDRSKGVVDELVKEGVFTGRYCLNPVTGWRMPIYVANFVLMEYGSGAVMAVPAHDQRDFEFARKYDLPLVVVIQPSDHTLIAENMAAAYEDPGVLVNSKQFDGLASETAKDAITAHLETLGLGRRSIHYRLKDWGISRQRYWGAPIPIIYCERCGMQTVPESDLPIRLPLDVEISGEGGSPLARLDSFAKTICPVCGGPARREVDTMDTFVESSWYFLRYACPDYQEGILDRPRVNYWMAVDQYIGGIEHAVLHLLYARFFTKVLRDLGYIQVDEPFTRLLTQGMVLMDGAKMSKSKGNVVDPNELIGTYGADTTRLFCLFAAPPEKDLEWSDQGVAGAFRFLNRIWSLVKELLESLKSAPPWRGTGAELSPELRRLRQKVHQTIHRATSDIEARFHFNTAIAALMELVNDLYKAREEPATDPSSNHLAASVWREAIEVLILILSPMAPHLAEELWHHLGHPTSVYHEPWPQAEAAAMAADARLVVIQVNGKLRSKIEVAAAASDEEIKRLALTDTRIQELLAGQQVKKVVVARRKLVNIVV, from the coding sequence ATGGAGACGCGCTACAATCCGGCGGTTATCGAAGCTAAATGGCAGCAGTATTGGGAAGAGCAGGATCTTTTCCGGGTGACTGAGCTGTCCGATAAATCGAAATATTATGTCTTGGAGATGTTTCCCTATCCCTCCGGGCGGATTCATATGGGCCACGTGCGCAATTATACCATCGGCGACGTGGTGGCCCGTTACAAACATATGCAAGGATTCAATATCCTGCATCCCATGGGCTGGGACGCCTTCGGCATGCCGGCGGAGAACGCCGCCCTGGCCCACGGTGTGCACCCGGCCGCCTGGACCTATGAGAACATCGACTACATGCGGCGGCAACTCAAGTCCCTGGGTTACAGCTACGATTGGAGTCGGGAATTGGCCACCTGCGACCCCGACTACTATCGTTGGGAGCAGTCGGTCTTTATTGAGATGTTCCGGCGCGGCCTGGCTTATAAAAAGTTGTCGCCGGTGAACTGGTGTGACCACTGCCAGACGGTGTTGGCCAATGAACAGGTGGAGGATGGCGCCTGCTGGCGCTGTCACCAGCCGGTGGCCCTAAGGGAGCTGGAACAGTGGTTTTTTAAGATAACGGACTATGTCGAAGAATTGTTGGAGTACTGCGACCGTCTGCCCGGATGGCCGGAACGCGTCCTGACTATGCAGCGTAATTGGATCGGCAAGTCCCATGGCGCCCAGATTGAGTTTGCCATAGAGAGCCTGGATGGGGTGATCACGGTCTTTACCACCAGGCCGGACACCCTTTTTGGCGCTACGTTCATGAGCCTGGCCCCGGAGCACCCTTTGGCCCCCAGGCTTGCCCAGGGAACCCGCCAGGAACAGGCCGTCCAGGAATTTATCCAAATCTGGAAACAGCGGGATCGGAGCAAAGGGGTAGTGGATGAGTTGGTGAAGGAAGGCGTCTTTACCGGCCGCTACTGCCTCAACCCGGTAACCGGCTGGCGGATGCCTATCTATGTGGCTAATTTTGTCCTTATGGAATACGGTTCCGGCGCGGTCATGGCGGTGCCGGCCCATGACCAGCGGGACTTTGAGTTTGCCCGAAAGTACGATCTTCCCCTGGTGGTGGTGATTCAACCGTCCGACCATACCCTGATAGCCGAAAATATGGCGGCCGCCTATGAGGATCCGGGGGTGTTGGTCAATTCCAAACAGTTTGACGGCCTGGCCAGCGAGACGGCCAAGGATGCCATTACCGCCCACCTCGAAACCTTGGGATTGGGTCGACGCTCTATTCACTACCGGTTGAAGGATTGGGGGATTTCCCGACAACGATACTGGGGTGCTCCCATACCGATTATTTACTGCGAACGTTGTGGAATGCAAACCGTCCCGGAATCAGACCTGCCGATCCGGCTGCCGCTGGACGTGGAGATTTCCGGGGAAGGCGGCTCGCCCCTGGCCAGATTAGACTCTTTTGCCAAGACTATCTGTCCGGTCTGTGGGGGGCCGGCCCGACGGGAAGTGGATACCATGGATACCTTTGTGGAATCCTCTTGGTATTTTCTGCGCTACGCCTGTCCTGATTATCAGGAGGGGATTCTGGACCGGCCCCGGGTAAACTATTGGATGGCGGTGGACCAATACATCGGTGGTATCGAACACGCAGTCCTACACCTGCTCTATGCCCGGTTCTTCACCAAAGTGCTGCGGGACCTGGGTTATATCCAGGTGGATGAACCTTTCACCCGTTTGCTGACCCAGGGGATGGTGCTCATGGATGGCGCCAAGATGTCCAAATCCAAGGGCAATGTAGTGGATCCGAATGAATTGATCGGGACCTATGGCGCTGATACTACGAGACTTTTCTGCCTGTTTGCCGCGCCGCCCGAAAAAGATCTGGAATGGTCGGACCAGGGGGTGGCCGGGGCCTTCCGATTTCTCAATCGAATCTGGAGCCTGGTGAAGGAATTGCTTGAATCCTTAAAATCGGCGCCCCCTTGGCGCGGAACCGGCGCCGAACTGTCGCCTGAACTGCGGCGGCTGCGCCAGAAGGTGCATCAGACCATCCATCGGGCCACCAGCGATATTGAAGCGCGTTTCCACTTCAATACTGCTATTGCCGCCCTCATGGAGTTGGTTAATGATCTCTATAAAGCCCGTGAGGAACCGGCGACTGATCCCTCCTCCAACCATCTGGCCGCCTCCGTCTGGCGGGAGGCGATTGAGGTCTTGATACTCATTCTCAGCCCCATGGCGCCGCATCTGGCCGAAGAATTGTGGCATCATCTGGGCCACCCGACTTCGGTCTATCACGAACCCTGGCCCCAGGCCGAGGCCGCAGCCATGGCGGCCGACGCTAGATTGGTGGTTATCCAGGTGAACGGCAAGCTCCGCAGCAAGATTGAAGTGGCGGCCGCCGCCAGCGACGAAGAGATCAAGCGCCTGGCCCTAACGGATACTCGTATCCAGGAATTGCTGGCCGGCCAGCAGGTTAAAAAGGTGGTAGTGGCCCGTCGGAAACTGGTCAATATTGTCGTCTAA
- a CDS encoding RNA-binding domain-containing protein: protein MLKAELLEIIANGENSGVEFKRDDCRPEQLAKEIVAMANLRGGMILLGVEDDGTISGIQRRNLEVWVMDTVFAAKVHPMIIPFYEEVALEEGKRVAIVSFPLGTTKPYVLRHNNREEIYIRVGSTSRPATREQQARLFASGGILHPELLPVAGTSFKSLDLERLRDYFINVIHDLDVPKSDGAWIQRLIALGFMVEVLESTPVCTIAGLLLFGVSPRRFLRQSGIRVLVFEGNDKTYRALLDRVLDGPLVGLWHINEGGERMLTDTGFGLIDRFAEIVHPFVSEESDIINENFRRERRWLYPLEAMREACINALAHRDWTRSVDIEVGCYSDRMEFISPGALQNTMTVEKMIAGQRSPRNPLIVEVLRDYGYVEARGMGVRTKIIPLMRQQNRVEPIFEATDDYLKTILPRRKTCIYGMP from the coding sequence ATGTTAAAAGCAGAGCTTTTAGAGATTATCGCCAACGGGGAGAACTCGGGAGTAGAGTTCAAACGCGATGACTGCCGCCCCGAGCAGTTGGCTAAGGAAATTGTAGCCATGGCAAATCTCCGGGGTGGCATGATACTACTCGGTGTTGAAGATGACGGGACAATCAGCGGCATCCAGCGTCGCAACCTTGAGGTATGGGTTATGGATACTGTCTTTGCTGCTAAAGTCCATCCGATGATCATCCCTTTCTATGAAGAAGTTGCACTGGAGGAAGGGAAAAGGGTTGCAATTGTATCATTCCCTCTGGGAACGACAAAGCCTTATGTTCTTCGCCACAACAATAGGGAAGAGATTTACATTAGGGTCGGCAGCACCTCACGACCGGCTACCAGAGAACAGCAGGCCAGGCTTTTTGCCAGCGGCGGGATTCTGCATCCGGAACTGCTGCCGGTTGCCGGCACTTCTTTCAAGTCGTTGGACCTGGAACGGCTGCGAGATTATTTTATCAACGTCATCCATGACCTCGATGTCCCAAAGTCAGATGGTGCCTGGATTCAGCGTCTGATTGCCCTTGGATTTATGGTGGAGGTCCTGGAATCTACCCCGGTTTGCACGATCGCGGGATTGCTTCTCTTCGGTGTTTCTCCACGGCGGTTTTTGCGGCAGTCCGGCATCCGCGTCCTGGTTTTTGAAGGGAATGACAAGACCTATCGTGCTCTTCTTGACAGAGTTCTTGACGGGCCTCTAGTGGGGCTATGGCATATTAATGAAGGCGGAGAGAGGATGTTGACCGATACTGGTTTCGGCCTTATTGATCGATTTGCAGAGATCGTCCATCCTTTCGTTTCAGAAGAGAGCGACATTATTAATGAGAATTTCAGACGAGAACGGCGTTGGCTCTATCCATTGGAGGCAATGCGCGAGGCGTGCATTAACGCCTTGGCACATCGGGACTGGACCAGATCAGTGGATATCGAGGTGGGCTGTTATTCGGACCGCATGGAATTCATCAGCCCCGGCGCCTTACAGAATACTATGACGGTGGAAAAAATGATCGCTGGCCAGCGCTCACCAAGAAATCCCTTGATTGTTGAGGTGCTGCGAGATTATGGTTATGTTGAGGCGCGGGGCATGGGAGTGCGTACCAAGATCATCCCTTTGATGAGGCAGCAAAATCGAGTTGAGCCGATCTTTGAGGCAACGGATGATTATCTCAAAACGATTCTGCCGCGCAGAAAAACTTGCATTTATGGCATGCCTTGA